A stretch of the Oenanthe melanoleuca isolate GR-GAL-2019-014 unplaced genomic scaffold, OMel1.0 S131, whole genome shotgun sequence genome encodes the following:
- the LOC130266656 gene encoding olfactory receptor 14C36-like → MHNSLWDIRNISYSGCAAQVFCFVFFISAEYSLLTIMCYDRYVSICKPLHYGTLLGSRACAHMAAAAWASAFLNALLHTVSTFSLPLCQGNALGQFFCEIPHILKLSCSHSYLRELGLIAVSACLVFGCFVFIVFSYVQIFRAMLRIPSEKGRHKAFSTCLPHLAVVSLFISTGTLANLKPPSISSPSLDLSLSVLYSVVPPALNPFIYSLRNQELKDALWRLMKGCFQKY, encoded by the coding sequence atgcacaattccctctgggacatcaggaacatctcctactctggatgtgctgctcaggttttctgctttgttttctttatttcagcagagtattccctcctgaccatcatgtgctacgaccgctacgtgtccatctgcaaacccctgcactacgggaccctcctgggcagcagagcttgtgcccacatggcagcagctgcctgggccagtgcctttctcaatgctctgctgcacacagtcAGTACATTTTCCCTACCCCTGTGTCagggcaatgccctgggccagttcttctgtgaaatcccacacatcctcaagctctcctgctcgCACTCCTACCTCAGGGAACTTGGGCTCATTGCTGTTAGTGCCTGTTTGGtatttggttgttttgtgttcattgttttctcctatgtgcagatcttcagggccatgctgaggatcccctctgagaagggacggcacaaagccttttccacctgcctccctcacctggctgtggtctccctTTTCATCAGTACTGGCACACTAGCCAacctgaagcccccctccatctcctccccatccctggatctgtccctgtcagttctgtactcagtggtgcctccagccctgaaccccttcatctacagcctgaggaaccaggagctcaaggaTGCCCTGTGGAGACTGATGAAAGgctgctttcaaaaatattaa